The segment CATAATCAATTTTCTAAAAAGGTACACGATCAATTATTTTTTCTAAATATTCATTTATAGTCAACCATATTAAAATCAATCGGATTAAAATGGTACTTTTTGAAATAAAACAGATAATCATGGAAAAAACTATATTTTTAATCGCTCTGATTTAAGAAATAATTCCATATTGTTACTTATATTAAAAAATAATGCATAATTATATGGCAGTGTCCAAAATACAGTCTGAGTTTTGATGTCTGTTAACCTTATAACATTATTTAATAAATTGTTTTATTTTTTCATTGATTAAATAAATGTTAAAATACAATATAATATTATACAATTAGTTAATCTTCAATTAAATTATATATTAAATATTATTTAATCAACAGACTTATTTTTATCAGTATTTTAATATATGGTTGATATATATGTCGTCGTTAATTTATATCAGTTTAATGAATTTGTTATAATGAGTTTAGAGTTATAAAATAAGTTTATATATGTGTAGGGAGTTATATAATATTATGTTAACGAAAATAACCCCTACAGATATATGTATTAATTTTGAAGTAGTTAAATTTTTCGGTGAAGAAGAAAAATTATTGGTCATGTTACCAGATACTGTTTCACCTGATGTTATACCGTTTTTAGGATTCTTTAACTCCGATATTGATGGTGTTTTGTATTTTAAATCAAATCCTATTTGTCCTGATTGTGGATTGGAATTGGTTGAAAGTACTGTTGAAGAATTTTATCCCAATAAATTAGATAATGTTTATAGGATTGTTTATAGGTGTCCTGATAAAAAATGCGGTAAGAAACACAGGGCTAAATTAGATAAATTTATTGATGATAGCTCTAATTATACTAATAATATGAAACAATTGGGTTCTAGACTTCAATTTATTGAAAAGATAGCCTATCGTAAAATGAGTGAAATTTTTCAAGCTATTCTTGGAATAAGAATACCTAAGTCTACCATGTATAATCATCAAGATCAAACTAGTGATGAAATATTAACTGCCGTTGAAAAAGAAATTGATGCAGAAGTTGAAAGACAAGAAATAGAAGCATCTGGAAACTATAATTATGATGAACAGTTTATGAAAGTATCCAAAAATAAAAAAGCAAAATTACAATTGCTTGATGCTAACACAAAATATGCATATCCTGCCATGATCCTTAATCAAGATAAATTTGATTCTGATACTATTTTAAATTACTGGAATACGATTTTATCAAATTTACCAAAAGAATGCATGATTACTGATGGTCATACAATGTATCCATCAATTTGTAAAGAATTTGAAATAGAACAAGCATTATGCACTTTTCATGCCATCCATAATGTGCGAGATAAACCATATAAGATAATAAATAGAAACAATACAAAAAGAAAAAATAAATCAAAGAAGATTAAGACTATTGAAGAAAATTTAACAGAATTGAATAATCAATACATTCCTAAACGAGGTAGATTTCAAAAAAACGATACTAAACAACGTAAATTGTATGAAAAAATACAATCCAAAAACAGACAGATATCTACATTAAATCAAGAAATCCGAACGTTAAATAAGGAAGATAAAGAACTAAATAAATATATGGATAAGATATCCTTAATATTCAAATCAAAAACTCTTAAAACAGCCAAGAATAGATTAAACAGACTAAAAGAAGATAAAAGTAAATTACCTGATTCTATAGTGGATGCCCTTGACAAAATAGATAAAAAATTTGATAAACTAACTAAACACATTGGAAATGATGATATACCTAGTACAAATAATTTAGTCGAATTATTTTTCAATGTTACATGTGGTAATAAGTTAAAGAAACATTATAGGACCGATAAAGGGGTTGATAGAAGAATGAGGGCTAATAGATCAAGATGGAATTATAGAGTATGCTTGGGAAAAACAGATTTTATCTTATCGGTCTTTGTAATACAACCCACTGAAAAAATATTAAATTTATAGGAAGTCAGACTGTATTTTGGACACTACCTAATTATATAAGTTTTAAT is part of the Methanosphaera sp. BMS genome and harbors:
- a CDS encoding transposase; translation: MLTKITPTDICINFEVVKFFGEEEKLLVMLPDTVSPDVIPFLGFFNSDIDGVLYFKSNPICPDCGLELVESTVEEFYPNKLDNVYRIVYRCPDKKCGKKHRAKLDKFIDDSSNYTNNMKQLGSRLQFIEKIAYRKMSEIFQAILGIRIPKSTMYNHQDQTSDEILTAVEKEIDAEVERQEIEASGNYNYDEQFMKVSKNKKAKLQLLDANTKYAYPAMILNQDKFDSDTILNYWNTILSNLPKECMITDGHTMYPSICKEFEIEQALCTFHAIHNVRDKPYKIINRNNTKRKNKSKKIKTIEENLTELNNQYIPKRGRFQKNDTKQRKLYEKIQSKNRQISTLNQEIRTLNKEDKELNKYMDKISLIFKSKTLKTAKNRLNRLKEDKSKLPDSIVDALDKIDKKFDKLTKHIGNDDIPSTNNLVELFFNVTCGNKLKKHYRTDKGVDRRMRANRSRWNYRVCLGKTDFILSVFVIQPTEKILNL